TGATGCATAACCAAAACTCTATCACTCATGTTAATAATTTCAGGTAATTCAGAAGAAATCATAATAATGCCAACCCCTTGTTTTGCAAGCATACTTATAATCCCATAAATCTCAGCTTTAGCGCCTACATCAACGCCTCTTGTCGGTTCATCTAAAATCAATACTTTAGGATTAGTCGCCAGCCATTTGGCTATAACAACCTTTTGTTGATTGCCACCGCTTAAATTTTTTGCAGCTTGATTCATAGAGGGGGTTTTTATAGATAGTTTTGAGATAAAGTTCTGAACTATTTCTTCTTCTATTTCTTTATTCACCCGTGCCCCTTTAATAAATCTGCTTAATACTGGAAGAGTAACATTATATCCGATACTTCTAATCAATACTAACCCTTGTTTTTTTCTGTCCTCCGGCACCAAACCTATTCCGTTGTTCATCGCATCCAGAGGAGAGTTGATTTTTACTTCTTTTCCTTCTATCTGAATTACACCAGAATCATATTTGTCTATTCCAAAGATTACCCTGGCTAATTCTGTTCTTCCTGCTCCTACAAGGCCGGCAATTCCTAAGATTTCTCCTTTACGGAGTGAGAAATTTATATTGTTCAAAACACCTTTTTTATTAAGGTCTTTGACCTCAAGAACAACTTCTCCTATTTCATGGTCTGATTTCACATATAAATCCTTCAACTCCCGACCTACCATCATTGTAATGAGTTCATCCCTCGTGGTTTCTTTCGTTATCTTGGTTCCGATATACTGCCCATCCCTCATAACAGTAATTCTGTCAGTAATTCTAAAGAGTTCTTCCATTCTATGAGAAATATAAATAATCGAAATTCCTTTTCTCTTTAATTCTTCAATCGTTTCAAACAGCATTTCTACTTCTTTTTTAGAGAGGGATGCTGTCGGCTCATCCATTACAAGAATGTTGGCTCCCACAGATAATGCTTTTACAATTTCAATCATTTGCTGCTGCGCTACACTTAAAGAACCAACGATATCTGTAGGTTCAATTCTAAGTCCTAAGGAATCCATTAAATTTCGGGCTTTTTTATTCATCTCTGCAAAATTTACAAATCGCAGCCCTTTTTTAGTATCTTCTCTTCCTAAAAAGATATTTTCTGCAACACTCATATTTGGAGCTAAGCATAATTCTTGATGGATAATACTGATTCCATTAGCATGAGCACTGTGTACTCCTGTTATATCTACTTTTTTCCCATTTATATAAATATCCCCTTCATCTGCTTGATAGATGCCCCCTAAAATTTTCATCAAAGTCGACTTCCCTGCTCCGTTTTCTCCAAGCAACGCATGGACTTCTCCCACTTTCAAATCTAATTTAGCATCCTTGAGAGCATATACGCCTGGAAATCGTTTATGAATATTTCGCATACTTAAAATAACATCGTCCATTTCAGCCCTCCTCTTAGAAACACTTGTGGATTTACTGCCTGTAAATCCACAAATGCTGTTTCGTTCTATGCATTCTTTCTATGCTTAGAAACCGTTATTTCCGTCTATGTCTACGTTGTCTTTGGTTAATAATTTTACAGGTACTTTAATTTCGTGTTCTACTTGTTCTCCATTGAGGTATTTGTATGCAGCGTCTACGGCAATCTTACCAATTTCTGAAGGATATTGTGCTGATGTAGCTGTCATCTTTCCTTCTCTAACCATTTTCTTTCCATCTTCTGAACCATCTACTCCGTAAATTGCTTTTACATCATCTAATTTTCCAGCTGCTTCTAAGGCTGCAATTGCTCCCATTGCTGTCGGGTCATTTAATGCCATAACTACTGTAATTTCTGGGTTTGCCTGAATAATGTTTTCCATAACAGGCATCGCTTGTTCCAATTGTCCGTCAGAAGATTGTTGTGCTACTATTTTAAGTCCTGGATAGTTTTTGATGGTTTCAATAAAACTGTCTGTTCTTTCAATAGCTGATTTTGCTGTTGGATGTTCTAAAATAACTACATTACCTTCTGTAATACCTAAAGTTTCTGTTAAATGCTTAGCAGCTAATACACCAGCTTCCCAGTTGTCAGATGCTACTGTTGTGACTACCAGGTCATCATCAAATACCGGAGCATCTACTACAAATACCGGTACTCCTGCTTTGTTTGCCGCTTCTAATGCTGGTTTAATACCCTTCCAGTCAACAGGATTCAAGAAGATTCCATCTACGCCTTGTGCAATTAAGTCTTCTATACCAGCGATTTGTTTGTTAAGGTCTAATTGTGGGTCAAGTGTTATTAATTTATCTCCATTTGCTTCAATAGCTTGTTTTAATCCTTCGTTTAAAGTTACAAAGAATGGGTTGTTTAAGGTCATAAATGTCGCGCCGAATCTTCTTTGTTCAGTTTCTATTTGAGTTTCTTCATTTTTCACTTCTGATCCTGAATCACTTTCAGCAGGTTCTTGCTTATTGGCACCACAACCTGCAAATAATGATATTGCCATTGTGAGAGTTACTAAAAATGCTAATATTCTTTTTTTCATACTAAAATCCTTTCTTTCTTAATTTGATTAGTTAATCTTTTAGGGTCAACCATGGTTGATTATATTTACAATTAAATACTACAATAAAACAGTTATCGAATCATGTGTATTATGTCATTAATGTACAATTACATTTGTCATTTTTAAAAAATTTCATGTGATTTTTGCTTACGCTCTATGGATATAAATAAATCTTGTGTATGTATTAGCCAAACTTTCTCTGGGCTGCATGTAAGAAAGAGTTTTGATTGCGAAACTCTTCCGCCGAGCGCGGTCGACAAAGCCGGCAAAATACAATACGTACGAGTGTACATTCTGCCCGTAAGGCTTTTTATTACATAGAAAATCCGGAAGAATTTCCTATGTAATAAAAAACCGTTGCTTTTTGAACAACGGTTTTTCGATAAAACTACTTTATTTTATATTACTGCTTAGCAATGGTTCAACTTTTCTTAGAAACCATTATTTCCGTCTATATCTACATTCTCTTTGGTTAATAATTTTACAGGTACTTTGATTTCGTGTTCTACTTGTTCTCCATTGAAGTATTTGTATGCAGCGTCTACGGCAATTTTACCAATTTCTGAAGGATATTGTGCTGATGTAGCTGTCATCTTTCCTTCTCTAACCATTTTCTTTCCATCTTCTGAACCATCTACTCCGTAAATTGCTTTTACATCATCTAATTTTCCAGCTGCTTCTAAGGCTGCAATTGCTCCCATTGCTGTCGGGTCATTTAATGCCATAACTACTGTAATTTCTGGGTTTGCCTGAATAATGTTTTCCATAACAGGCATCGCTTGTTCCAATTGTCCGTCAGAAGATTGCTGCGCTACAATTTTAAGTCCTGGATATTTCTTGATGGTTTCAATAAAACTGTCTGTTCTTTCAATAGCTGATTTTGCTGTTGGATGTTCTAAAATAACTACATTACCTTCTGTAATACCTAAAGTTTCTGTTAAATGCTTAGCAGCTAATACACCAGCTTCCCAGTTGTCAGATGCTACTGTTGTGACTACCAGGTCATCATCAAATACCGGAGCATCTACTACAAATACCGGTACTCCTGCTTTGTTTGCCGCTTCTAATGCTGGTTTAATGCCCTTCCAGTCAACAGGATTCAAGAAGATTCCATCTACGCCTTGTGCAATTAAGTCTTCTATACCAGCGATTTGTTTGTTAAGGTCTAATTGTGGGTCAAGTGTTATTAATTTATCTCCGTTTGCTTCAATAGCTTGTTTTAATCCTTCGTTTAAAGTTACAAAGAATGGGTTGTTTAAGGTCATAAATGTCGCGCCGAATCTTTTTTGCTTGTTTTCTTCTTTTGGTGCTTCCGATGTCTTTACTTCGGTAGATGCGGGCTCAGATTCACTTGATGTCGCTTGTTGATTGTTTGTACCACAGCCTGCAAATAATGAAAACGCCATGGTAAGTACTAACAGAATCGCCAAAATTCTTTTTTTCATTTAAACCCCTCCTGATTATTAGTGTTATAATATTGTTTATGTGCAAATCATACAACAAACCAGTCATTGTATCACGTGTATTATGTCATTTAATTATAATTACAAATGTCATTATCAGGATTACATTTGTATATTTCCACAGCATTCTCTGGTTACTTGTCTGAATTATATACAAACCTCTTATCATACCCTTGATTTTTCGCAAGATAATATAAAACCCTTAAATATATAAAAATCATATATTTAAGGGCATAACTTTTTAATTATTATCAATATTATTTCCTATGGTAATTCCGGTCTGAACCGCCAAAATAGCGATTTGAGTCCTGTCTCTTAAATCTAATTTACTTAAAATGTTAC
The genomic region above belongs to Defluviitalea saccharophila and contains:
- a CDS encoding sugar ABC transporter ATP-binding protein, with the protein product MDDVILSMRNIHKRFPGVYALKDAKLDLKVGEVHALLGENGAGKSTLMKILGGIYQADEGDIYINGKKVDITGVHSAHANGISIIHQELCLAPNMSVAENIFLGREDTKKGLRFVNFAEMNKKARNLMDSLGLRIEPTDIVGSLSVAQQQMIEIVKALSVGANILVMDEPTASLSKKEVEMLFETIEELKRKGISIIYISHRMEELFRITDRITVMRDGQYIGTKITKETTRDELITMMVGRELKDLYVKSDHEIGEVVLEVKDLNKKGVLNNINFSLRKGEILGIAGLVGAGRTELARVIFGIDKYDSGVIQIEGKEVKINSPLDAMNNGIGLVPEDRKKQGLVLIRSIGYNVTLPVLSRFIKGARVNKEIEEEIVQNFISKLSIKTPSMNQAAKNLSGGNQQKVVIAKWLATNPKVLILDEPTRGVDVGAKAEIYGIISMLAKQGVGIIMISSELPEIINMSDRVLVMHQGSIAGELKHDELNQERIMHYATGGMKNVG
- a CDS encoding sugar ABC transporter substrate-binding protein, with translation MKKRILAFLVTLTMAISLFAGCGANKQEPAESDSGSEVKNEETQIETEQRRFGATFMTLNNPFFVTLNEGLKQAIEANGDKLITLDPQLDLNKQIAGIEDLIAQGVDGIFLNPVDWKGIKPALEAANKAGVPVFVVDAPVFDDDLVVTTVASDNWEAGVLAAKHLTETLGITEGNVVILEHPTAKSAIERTDSFIETIKNYPGLKIVAQQSSDGQLEQAMPVMENIIQANPEITVVMALNDPTAMGAIAALEAAGKLDDVKAIYGVDGSEDGKKMVREGKMTATSAQYPSEIGKIAVDAAYKYLNGEQVEHEIKVPVKLLTKDNVDIDGNNGF
- a CDS encoding sugar ABC transporter substrate-binding protein — its product is MKKRILAILLVLTMAFSLFAGCGTNNQQATSSESEPASTEVKTSEAPKEENKQKRFGATFMTLNNPFFVTLNEGLKQAIEANGDKLITLDPQLDLNKQIAGIEDLIAQGVDGIFLNPVDWKGIKPALEAANKAGVPVFVVDAPVFDDDLVVTTVASDNWEAGVLAAKHLTETLGITEGNVVILEHPTAKSAIERTDSFIETIKKYPGLKIVAQQSSDGQLEQAMPVMENIIQANPEITVVMALNDPTAMGAIAALEAAGKLDDVKAIYGVDGSEDGKKMVREGKMTATSAQYPSEIGKIAVDAAYKYFNGEQVEHEIKVPVKLLTKENVDIDGNNGF